In the Mytilus trossulus isolate FHL-02 chromosome 1, PNRI_Mtr1.1.1.hap1, whole genome shotgun sequence genome, one interval contains:
- the LOC134696776 gene encoding uncharacterized protein LOC134696776 codes for MAESSDINNGRSNLYPDISDALNADYVPAVEAELANNDKYIPSYSFNNETGETWNSQSTPFSIPDTMDYTNDTPSSNNSTKDDNKRENNTNQERRRNIRLQSGAGSDKYQNASRFPGGHSKANAERPKPQPCDTINIGSTGNCSPDYKSRDHAAGGQSSEHARQGRDRIQKETENYLFFWRKESPFSQWHPAKFTIDGLTFNCAEQYMMYNKAKFSKNEAELDAVILSLDDPGDMKSYGRSICDLDYVAWEEKREEIVKKGNMAKFSQNEKLREELVSTYPKLLVEASPHDQVWGIGLAADDPKIFDVNNWRGSNLLGKIITEVRDELLGDFLKPSV; via the exons ATGGCAGAATCTTCAGACATTAACAATGGACGGTCAAACTTGTACCCTGATATTTCTGATGCCCTAAATGCAGACTATGTACCAGCAGTAGAAGCGGAACTAGCCAACAACGATAAATATATACCTTCGTACAGTTTTAATAATGAGACAGGCGAGACATGGAATTCGCAATCCACACCTTTTTCTATCCCAGACACAATGGATTATACAAATGATACGCCTTCTTCAAATAATTCTACTAAAGACGAcaataaaagagaaaacaacacaaaccaAGAAAGACGACGCAACATCAGACTTCAGAGTGGAGCAGGAAGCGATAAATACCAGAATGCTAGTAGGTTCCCTGGTGGACATAGTAAAGCAAATGCAGAAAGACCAAAACCTCAACCATGTGACACCATAAACATTGGATCTACTGGTAACTGTTCACCAGATTACAAATCTCGAGACCATGCAGCTGGAGGACAATCAAGCGAACATGCTCGACAAGGGAGAGACAGAATACAAAAAGAGACTGAGAATTATTTATTCTTCTGGCGAAAAGAATCGCCATTCAGTCAGTGGCATCCAGCCAAATTTACTATTGATGGGCTCACTTTCAATTGTGCTGAACAGTATATGATGTATAATAAAGCAA aattttctaaaaatgaagCAGAACTAGACGCAGTTATATTGTCACTGGACGACCCTGGCGATATGAAGAGCTATGGAAGAAGCATCTGTGATCTTGATTATGTAGCATGGGAGGAAAAACGTGAAGAGATAGTTAAGAAAGGCAATATGGCAAAA ttttcccaaaatgaaaaattgagaGAGGAACTTGTAAGCACGTATCCAAAGCTTTTAGTAGAAGCAAGTCCACATGACCAAGTTTGGGGAATAGGTTTGGCAGCAGACGACCCTAAAATATTCGATGTGAATAACTGGAGAGGATCAAATCTATTAGGGAAAATTATAACAGAAGTCAGAGACGAACTCTTAGGGGATTTTCTGAAGCCATCAGTATAG